GAATACATAAAGGACTCCTAAAATTGATAAAAACTACAGACAACATACtgggaaaatgggcaaagatttgCACAGGTGCTTCATGAAAGAGAATGTCAacataaacaataaacataaaaagttgcTGAGACATTCAGATTAGAATGAAAGTGTGATGCCACTGTGCAAGCCAAAATCCTGGCAAAAATTAAGGACACAGAAAATTCCAGGTGTAGAAGAGGGGGCAGATAAATAGGATCTCTCCTGCACTGCTGATGGGGGAAGAAGTTggacagccactctggaaaactatCAGACAGTATTTGCATCAGAGTTGCACCTCTATCCCAGAAAGTTCACTCTTTAATGtatatacaaaacaaatatatacatatgattgTAAAACACATAGATGAAGATGTTCATTATAGCAGGACTTATGATAACCTCAAGCTGAAACTATCCTAAATATTCATTAACATAAGTATGGATAAGTTAACCATGGTATGTTCATACAATGAGACACTACATAGCAATGAAATTGGACACGCTACACTACAGAACATGGataaactttataaatacatccctgagggaaaggaagcagagagtATGAAAACATATCGAATGACCCCATTTATGTGGACACACATGCATACAGACATGCGTGCAcagagcagaaaaaaggaaacacacactcCACAGGAGGAAGTTTCGTCTGATTTCTGGTGAAAGAAGAGGAATTAGCAGGAATTAGTATGCACATTTTTAGTCCATACATCCTAAGAATGTTTGAggcatcatttcatttcatcttaggcttttctgatacctgaGGACACATCCTGATAAAGGATGCACAAGCTAAGTGGAGACAAACCACAGATGTTCAGACACAGTTGTGAAAGAACTTCAATTTCCTACAAGAATTTTCCTCAAGAAAATTATGGAATGTTCTGAGTCACTGAAGATGAGTTTCCAATAATCGATGTACTTCTGACCCTGGCTGCTGTCTCCTTCGATGCTAAGTGCTGTTCCCGGGGAACGAGCTTGGTGGGGACGCTCTTACTGCTAAGAGTGTATGCTGCCTCTATAGGGGCTCGCTGCAAAACAGCTTAGCACTATTTCCACAAGAGTGTGACAATACTCTTTCAGTTAGCTAAAAATGGAGACTAATGtaagtctttggtttaaaaaaataaggtataatGTGAACTTTTCAAAAATGGGGGGTACCTGTAAAGTtttgcctccccctctccacCTGCCTACACCAGCAAAACATCTCCATACCATGTGCATGATGTTGTCTAGGCAGGTGACACAGGACAATCTACTGGCTCCAAGCCATTGGCTCCAGGACATGCCTGGCCAAGACAACCAGAGCCTGTCTTTTGATGATTCTTTGCAGGGAGGGCTGGATTCAAGGGTGTGTGGAAGTATTTAGCCTTCCTTGGAGGAGACATCATTGCTTCCCAAGTCTCCCAATGTCCTCAGGTTAAATACTCACATCCACCAGCATCTAGTTGCATCAACATCAATATGTGTCCAGCACCCACCTCACCTCCTTTCCACAGGGAGGAGTTCAGGGCACTGGGGCTGTCTGAGTTCAGGGAATAGgagtttagccattctgttaGAGCAGTGATTTTCAACCATGATGGTAGCTGAGGACTTGTTAAAAATTAACTGGTTAGAACTAAAGTgtaacccaggggtgcctgggtggctcagtcggttaagcgtccaactttagctcaggtcatgatctcatggtttgtgagttcaggcccgcattggactctgtgctgacagctcgaggcctggagcctgcttctgattctgtgtctccctcccctcagttctcccctgctcacactctgtctctctcaaaaataaataaagatttaaaaaaattaaaaaaaaagaagtgtaaccCAGATagggatatttttaattttttttttaacgtttatttatttttgggacagagagagacagagcatgaatggggaggggcagagagagagggagacacagaatcggaaacaggctccaggctccgagccatcagcccagagcctgatgcggggcttgaattcacagaccgcgagatcgtgacctggctgaagtcggacgcttaacggactgtgccacccaggcgctccagggatattttttaaaagataccagATGATGTCCATTGcaatcaagaaagaaaagccattgGGTTTAGAacctaatgtttacttattttatcatAAGAACCACCTGATAAACACTTTAGAAATACAGACTCCCAGGCCTCCCCTAGCTATTTCTATGTCATTAAGATAAAGAAGTTGTAgctgtacttttattttaataagcatcCCAAGTGATTCTTACACTTAGGACAGTTGGGGAAACACCCTTCACCAGTGGGTATCGGGTCCCAGAAGCTCACAGAAGGCTGCCTATTCTTCCACCAGACTTCATTAAGGCTGGAACTTCATGCTTGACATTTGGTTGTTATTCAGcaaatatgtgttaaataaatgattaattgaCTATTTCACAAATCAAGAACATTATACAATGTTCTGAGTCACTGAAGATGAGTTTCCAATAACTCCAATAACCCTAAGGAGAAGAAAGTCATGTGATATCCAGTATCCATTACTATGCTCTAGTCACTATAGTAGTTGCTTTGCGTATGTAATCTCATTTAATAATAGCCCTGGAAGCAAATATTATCATTCCTAACTTATAGATAAGATCAACTGAGATTCCTATGCCTCAGTGCTGGATTTGTATCTTGTCCCTGCCACTTATTCACCATGTAAACTTGTGCAGGTGAGGGGCTCCTGTGtgggtcggttaagtgtctgacttcagctcaggtcatgatctcatggtctatgagttcgagccctgcatcaggctctgtgctctcagttcagagcctggagcttgcttcagattccatctccctctctttctgccccttccccgctcactctcagtctctatcaaaaaatgaataaatggtaaaaaaaatattaaacttgtGCAGGTAACTATTCTTTGTGCTTTGGCTTCTATATCTATAGAATGGGTTAAATGACCTGTTTGGAGCAatgctgttgtgaggattagtgTCAAGtgccaaaaacaaaattttgtaggTGCCAATCAAATGGCAGATATTAATATTAAGAAATCTTCTGAATATCATCCACGCACAACTAGTAAGGAGCAGGGTAGGAATTTGAACCTAGAACTTTATGTTTCCAAACTTGTAATCtgtaggtataatttttttttatgtatacttTGCACACTGAGGGTACCTGCTTTCACAAGTGGATAGGGGACAATGCAGACACagctgaagaaacaaaagaagggaCAGGCAACTACAAACAGTGGTCACTTCCAATGGGGTTTTGGACTGTGTGTGGAAAATGTTTAGCCATGAGGCTGTCACTCTGCCCTTCAACAATCCAAGGGGCAATGAGTGGTGGGTGGGCAGCACACCTAAGACATTCGTCTGAACCACctgagatttcattttaaaactcgATACCCTCAACAAGAAAATATCTGTGTCTTTGATCATCCATACCCAGAGAAACTCTATCTTAAATAGACAATAGAGAGGAATTGATCAGCTTAGCTGTGGGAGAATATCAGGACCCAGCCAGTGTTTGTCCTGAGCATAGCCCTCCAGCTAGTGTTGAGAAACAATATGGCAGTGTTGTTAAGGGACTGTATTCTGGAACCTCCTACCTTTTGACTTCTGGGAGTGTTCCTTAATGTTTTTCTGCCAACTTTCCTTACCTAGGGCATGCCTAGGTCATTGCAAGATCTCCAACCCTTTTATCCACCCCCTGCACCCCAGCTCATATAATGTCTGAATTGGGCAATCTGACAAAATGTCTACCTAAAAGTTTAGTGGAAAAAAACAGCAGAGATAAAGCAATTGGAAAGCCCAAGCATTGTGCTCCATGGGTAAGAGGTGCCTGGAGCCTGGGTcctcacacacacatagagacacacatgcacacacacatgcatgcgcagagcagaaaaaggaaacacacactgCACAGGAGGAAGTTTCATCTGATTTCTAGTGGAAGAAGAGGAATTAGCAGGAATTAGTATGCACATTTTTAGTTCATTCATCCTAAGAATGTTTGAAGcatcatttaatttaatctttacaacactCTTGTGAAATACACCTTaatgtccccattttaaagatggcaaCATCAAAGGGCAGAAAGTTTAGGTAATATGCTTAAGGTCATAACTGCTACGAAGGGGTAACAAGGCCTTGGAACATCTGGGCCAGTACTAAGCCTGGATCCTTACTTTTCTATCTGCCTCAAGGAAGAGAATCCAGAATTAACTTTTTTATCTCTCCCTTGAGGGATTgagagtggaagagagggaggctgggagagggggtTGTGCTCTGTTTTCAGAGCAACAGTGAGGTAGAGAGACAATCAGGCATCCCAGGTTCTGGTCTGATTCTGCTACTAAACCAGCTGCGAGGCCTGGAATgggtcccctcctccccattcatctcttcccctctcctggacCAGGACTAGGACCAGGGTGGAGGCTCTCCAGGGCTAGGACTCCTGTCCCTCTCTACTTGGCATCATCCCTGCAAACTTCATGTCTTCTACCTGCTGGACCAAGGTGTTTAAGAGGTTTCTAAATGCCTGGGACATgatgtctcttcctctgtttccttctttttttccaaatggagGACTCCGTAGGCTATGGAGACTTCTTTAAAACCATCATGGCCTGAAATGGTGTCCCTAGCTCTTCAAGGTGACAGGGGGAAGGTTTCTTACTACCGCTTTTTTCCAGATGTTAGCGTGTCTTTAATATGGCACCCATGGTAAAATGACTAGAATTGGAATTCTGCATGACATTCTCTGCATGCTCTGGGTCTTGGGGAAGCACAGGAGAAGGGAGTGACATAAGCAGAAAAAGGCCTGATCACTGACAAGGCTCAACACTACCACCTTCCCTGCTCTGCAAATgcatgatgaaactgaggcatgCTCAGAGCTAAAGGACCTTCTGGCAGCTGGTCCAGATGGGAGCCAGGTTTTGATGTGTGAACAGCAGCAGCCTTCGGTGTCCTCAGGATGGTGTCCTGTGAAATAATGGGAGATGTACTTCTCATTGGAAGCCACTGTTATCCCCCTTTAATTATGTGGGACATTTGTGGGGCCAGATTCACCCGCTAACCCCACACTGGTAGTGAAACGGAGCTTCTCTGAAAGGGAGAACAGACTCAACACCAACTGCTGAGTGAGCCTCAGATAGGCAAACAGGAAGAATACTGTTGGGGGTCACAGGAAGTTCCAGAGGCCAGAGCCAGAGCAGTGTTGGGTGGAGTGAAGGGAACACAAGCCAAGGTAGGTAGGAGAGTCCAGCCAGGGCAGGGTATTGGGTGACAGCAAAATTCCTTGGCATCCAGGGCCAAGGCCCAGGGAGGGTACATAGTATTCCAGCTGCAGAGCTCGATTCAGATCCTCCAAAGCCTGGGACAAGCTGGGTGACCCTACAGGACTGAGGAGTAGGAAACAGAATCCTCTGGCTAAGGATACTACCAGGTAGAGCAGCAGGTTCTGCCTGGAGCTCCTCCTGTTAGGGGCTCCCTAGAGCGGGTTTGGGTGAAGGGAGGGACCTAGTCCAAGCCTGGAAGAGAGCGAGAGTCAGATGAGAGGCTTGGAGCTCAGCTGTGGTCATGGTGCCAGCACCAGCTCAGAGGGAGGTGATACTAGAATGACAATGAGCAGCTACCTGAGGAAGGCAGTGGCAGTGCTGTCTGTCCTTTGCTgagcccttcctcctcccagctcACCCCCCAAAACAAGGAACTTCCCAGTAGTCTCTGGGCCTTTCTTCATAAATAATGCTATttgtcagtcagtcagtcagtcttTCTATAATCGCCAGCTTGCTGAGCAGCTACTACATAACAGGCACCTTGTGAGGAGGGAGGTGCACTAATGGCCATGAAGAGACAGTGAGAGGCTGACCCAGGACTCAAGTTCACCCAGCTGGAACCAGAAGATGCTCCACAAACATTTAGGtgtctgggggcagggaaggggaatgAGGAAGAGGAGTTGTCCACACACCTGGGTTCTAAGGGTGATTTGGATTTTCCAAAGGCCACGCCTAGTAACAGATGTGTTTTGAGGACAGAGCTGAACCAGTGACTTCATTTTCATGTTATGTTGATCACAGGAAGTTGCTGGTGTAGAGACCTTGGGGATCCCTGTTCTTATGTTCCCAGAAAAGAGAAGCCCTGTGGCAAGGAGACTCGAGGATCTGACTATCATGGAGGGAAGGCATACCTTCCTCAGGAGCTCAGAAGCTACTCACATACTGCCAACCTCAGTCTCATTACTAGTTAGGGTACTTGGATTCTGTCACTACGCCCTCCTGGTGTCTTCTCCAAAGTGAAAGCAATTCTGGGTCAAAACAGGCATTTTagcttttcccttcctctttcagaCCCTGGTCCACTGAGTGATATGTTGAAGGGGTCCCTTACTTCCACCTATGCTAATTCATACCCCTTCTATTTTCAGCAGAGCTAGAAATACTACTGTTAATCCCAGGGGCACTTCAAACATTAAGCAGCCTTATTTCTACCTAAGAGTATTCATCTTAGCAAAGATTAAAGATTTACCCCAAAAGGCAAGGCTCTTTTTTCTTATTACGTTGCCTGTCACATAAAGCTCTCCCAGGACTGAGTGGATCCAGCTGCAAGCCAGGAAATCTGACTTTTCCTTCCCACCTGTACTCATTTTCCTGCTTGGGTTTAATTTCCTGTATAGGCATTAGGAGTAGGGAGGGGCTCAAACAAAGAAGAACATAGGATTTCAATGTAGAATTAATTTTCTCATGGGGCTTGTTATTTGACTTTGGGagagttatttaacctcttgtAACCTCAAATCCCCCAAACATCACTTAAAGAGTATAGACTGAAGCTCTCTGAGATCCATTAAATTAGTGGCTCTGAAGTAGGATGTGTTTCTGGTGCTAGGAATTTCCCAGTCTGTTGAGGGGAAGTGGCCTTCACACTTGGATAGTTCCCAGAATGAGACATGCTTGGCATATACTAGCATCtccattaatatttgttaaatgattgTGGAAACCAATATCACCATGGGAGAGCTGTTGTTTGAAGCAGGCACAGCTTTGATGCTGGGAGAGCCCCCAGGTGATACAGAGCCACGAGAAGGAAAGCATTGCAGCCAGCAAGACCTCCAGATGTCAGAGCTGGGACTGAAAGTGGCAAAGAAGGAGTGGGAATGGGCTCTTAGGAGCTAAGGTAGTTAGAAGAGGCTTCCAGGTTtttggtgggtggtgggtggtttGCAGCTGTTAGAAAGGAAGGGCCAGGCCAGAAGGCTGGGTGGAGTGGAGGGAAAAGGTTATCCCAGAAGAGGAATTAGCCCTTGAAAATCTCTGAAGTAGAAGAGGGGTGAAGGTGTGGTTGGTGAAGGCAAAGCAGGTTCACCCAGATTAGCAACCAGTCAGgaaggggtggggttgggggtaaTAATTAAGTAATCTGAATGTGGGTGATTCAATGGGGTTAGGGGAAAGATGGGAAAACGTTCTGGACCCCAGACAAGAAGTCTGTCCTAAGTCAGTCGATGACCTCTAGCATCTACCTTTACAAGACAGACAATTGGTGCCCACCTCAGCTCCTccacacccctctcccactttttcATGTGCCCAAATGTATTCTGTCCCACAGAATAGAAGAGACAGCAAGAAGGTAGCAAGGCCACAAAAAGGACTCAGATCTTCCTCCAGGGTTAACTCATGAAACCCTCTAGGAAGTCTgcggctcccccctccccccacacaaaCCCTGTGCCTGGGTCTAAGGGAGAGGGTGGCACTGGGAATCAGGCACCAGTGACATCATTGTCACATAGCCAGTGCCAAAAAAATATCAAGTGGGTGGTTTTCATCACAAAAGCTGAGCCAATTGGTAATTGAGGGGAGTAGGGTGAATCATGTTTGACAGGTAAGGAATGAAAACACAGGGGGCCTGGGGTGATTCTGTTTCCTTGAGGCAGGGCACATTATCCTATAAAAGGCCGGCTGGCCGCTGACTTCACATCAGACCAGAGCAACCAGACAACCTGTTCGCTGCATACCAGGTGAGTCTCTGTTTGGGACCAATTtgaaattcatgtttatttttttattattggaaaCTGGACAAAGGCAAATATGTTTAAGAGAGCTGATGGGGGTATTAATTAGAGAGACTACTGGGGTATCTGTATTTTAGAGTAAGGCATAGTTTGGGTGTGAAGGGAATTTAGGGGCAGGTAAGTCTGCTACTTCAATGGATAACTATGGGACTGGGGGCCAGGGAAGGGACAGGTCTGTGTAAGTACCTATAGTAAGTTAACACCAGGATGTGACTAGGACTCAGACCCAGGTACTCTCAGCAACACCACTATTTTCTCTGTTTATGactcataaaaatgttaattcatgAGATGGACCTCTACTGTGTGTTTGCTATATTTCAGGCACCATGCCTGTTACACTTTGTGTAAATCAGGCCGTTATGCAACTTACTCAGCAAGCTCACAGCCTAGCAAGCAAGATAGTGCATGCATGTACAAAGATGAAAGGCAAAGCAGATAGTGATTGGTAGGGGaacagagggacagggaagggctTTGGCAGTTTGGGAGAGCCTATTCAAGATCTGTTGATGGCACATGAGGGCTACAATGGAGGTGTATTTGGACGAACAGAGATGGGAAGAACATTTCAGAGCAGACTATATAAGCAAAGGTAAAGCGAGGTCACAGGAGCTAAGACCTACAGAGGCATCCTGTAAGTCAAAGGTGTGCTACATGTTTGTAGGGGTGGGTAGACTGCAGCTGTTTCTACAATGTCACTTTCAAAAAGACTTCAGTGTGGTCCTGGGCACTTGTCAATGAGGGATTCAACATGTCTGGGGAAGAAATGTTGCTGGGGAATGAACCGACTGAAATGGAGCAGATCAAATTGTCTTTTAGCTCCTTCTCTTGAAATGGCCCAGAAATTATCAAAGCATACTTTACTTTCAAGTGTTTAGGGAGACAGCCAGGGGAAATGAAGGCTGTTTGATTTAAAGGAGACTGAAAATAACATGGTTATTTGACATTGAACATGGTTTCTAACCTAGTTAATCTCTGTTTAAATCATCTGACCTGTCTGTTCTGTCTGTAGGGTCAGCCTCCTCTGAAGCATGAGTTCTCATCAGCAGAAGCAGCcttgcacccctccccctcagcctcaGCAGCAGCAGGTGAAACAGCCCTGCCAGCCACCACTCCAGGAATCATGTGTCCCCAAAACCAATGAGCCATGCCACCCCAAGGCTCCAGAGCCCTGCCACCCCAAGGCTCCAGAGCCCTGCCACCCCAAGGCTCCAGAGCCTTGCCATCCCAAAGCACCAGAATCCTGCCACCCCAAGGTTCCTGAGCCATGTCCCTCAACAGTCACTCCAGCACCAGCTCAGCAGAAGACCAAGCAGAAGTAATGGGGTCTACCGCCAAGCAAGCCCTTGGGGAGCTGACCACCGGATGCTGAATCCCCTCTCACATTCTGCTTCTATGCCTTCCTTACAATTAGCATGCTGCCACTCTGAGTCATAACCCTCCCTCTTTGCACCCTCTACAAAGATTTCCCTCACACTGCTCTGGAGGGCTCCGAGCCTCTAAATGACGCTGAGAGTCTCACTGGCTGAGCTACTTTTCTAACTTCTCAGGGCTCATCTAAAGAGAGGTTTGGGGGATCAAGTGGATctttcctgccctgcccccattAAATCACTTTTAACTCCACAGTTGGCTGTGGGTGTCATTTGCTGACTCCactttcttaattgttttttcaacATAAAGCAGCAAAGGGTCTGGCACAGgcactgagtgtgtgtgtgtgtgtgtgtgtcaggtcGCTCGTGGGCTGGCAATGGGTCAAGACCACCCAGAGTCTGTTACTTTGGACACCTTTACCTAGAGCAGGGCTTCTTCTGCACCTGAGTGAGTCCCACCTGAGTGTAGATGGTGCCTGTTTCAAGCTGTCTGTGACTTAGTCCTGGTTCCCAAGTTGCcctttttctgtttggtttattCCTTTATTGTTCTTCTTTGAAAGAAGTAGTGCTTATATGGATTTCATCATGATTCTTTATACATCCTCCCTTGCTTGATGCCCCAATACATGGAGCCAAGCCATGAAACACTCCTCCAGACCCACACACAGATGAATTCCTACACACACTGACTCCCcctcaaatcacacacacacacacacacacacacacacacacacacactgacttgATCACTGAGACCTCTATGCTGTAGCAGGATGGAGAGTAGAATCCACAGTGCCTGCCTAGGAGAAGCCTAAGGGGGTGATATCCACCCCTTTCCCATGTAAATATACACTCATGCAAATACTCACTGATACCAGAGCACACATGCACCTTCCTCTGCTCACaggtacatgctctctctccccctgccctccccactccatATACACATCTATTCTCTCTGAAGAGAATAAAAGCAAGTGcaccaaagaagaaaatggaagtttaGGCAGGCTTCAGAAGGAAGACTGGTTAATGCAGATAAGACAAAACCTCAGCCTGGAATTGAGGGAGAGCAGGTCGCCATGGGCAAATATTAGGGTGAAAAGATACCTGAAAGCCACCAGCGAGCCTATTCAGCTTCCAGATAAACAAACTGATGTCCTTCCCCAGAAAGGGGAAGGTAATTCATCAAGACCACCCAGAAGTCATGTTTTTGAATCATATCTAGAGCCCAGCTCTTCAGATTCCGACCCTTTGCTCTCTTCCTGAAGCTGTGTCTTCTTGACTTTGCTGGTGACAAGCAAAACATCTAGGGACTGAGAGACCAGCAGAATTTCTAGACGGATTGCAGTGGTCACTGGGGAATGAAccccatttgtaaaataacaTCAAGCAGGTATGAAGCAGACAACAGATGTCAGATGACAGGTGTGTTGCTTATCACCTGCCTCACACCTGCATGATGCAAAAGCGCTCCAGATATGTTTGAAAAGAACTCCAGAGAAATTTGGAGACTGTAAGGCAAAAATTATCCAGCAAAGCTTTGCAAGTTGGCAAGTAATCATCAGACTGGGAGGAGAGAATGATGTCACCTGAGTCTGCAAGGTTTGTGCATGTTCAGGGGATTTAAAATTGCCGCTTGTTGGCATGATAATGTCCTTGACTCTCCACCAAGCTGCTTCTCCTCCTGTCTTTTTTCTACTGTGTGCTCAACACTCCCACCCCAGACATGCCACATTTCTGCAGAACCAGGTGTCCACCAAGTAGTAGGATCTTATGTGATGTCTGCTGGGATGTTGAGTAGTCTGTACCCTCTTCAGAAGATGCTGTTGATTTGAGGGTAATTCTGACCTCTCTCTGTAAATGTTCAGAGCCTCTGTCATTCAAACTGCCAGGGGGAAAAGGGCCTCCAGTCTGTCCCATCCTGTTAGGACTTTCACAGGGCTTATGTGTTACTCCAGTGGCTCCACTGCTCACTCCACTTCTCGATGACAGGGGCTGCCTGACCCTAAAAATGGCCCTTCCTCATAATTGccactcttttaaaattttattcttaacCTGTAGTAGAGAATTGGGTGAGTTGGAATTCTTGATATTCAcgaattttttttcaagaaaaaacatGACAGAAATCAGGGTATGATATCTTGCAAAAACATGTGCATGGTTTTCTAAAAACCTTTAGTTTCATGGTACATAACAATGCTAATTTATTCTGAATACAATTTAGAATTTGAACCCTGGAGTTATTTGATGAATTCAACCAATATTTGCTATTTcggaaaaaagtttttttctttgacttatgaCATAAGAATGGAAGATCTTTATAATATAGAACaaatttctaaaaaggaaaaaaaatgctaaataggAAGGTAACTACTCATTATAATCATAGATTTAGGTGATtaaaaaacaccctcacagattAGACGTGGAATTTCCTAGCTCATTATATGAGCATTGGTTTCTCTCACCTTCGCTAATACCTTCACTTGCTTCCTTTGAACTTCCCTGAGTTCAAAGAAAAGCAGATGTTGTGCAGACTTATCCCAACCATGTGTCCTTGCCATGCCCCCTATACTATATAGAGACAGGGACCCCAAAATACCCAGTACCTTACCTATACCCACAGAGTTCATCTTGCCAtagttggcatttattttttcagtgtctACTTATCCAGCGCTCAACACCTCCCCAGTGTCCACCCACACAGTGCCCACCTTAGCATTAGCCATGTCCACAATGTCAGCCAATGTGTTTTTCTGTGAATCTGCCTCCATCCATCTAGCTacagtgcccccctccccagcccccacaaaaacagaaaagcatgaaGACTTGCAGGACTAAAACACAACAAACATAAATGGTTCTTTTTTGGGGAGGATTTCCATCACATTTGTTGCAAACCCTCTTCTTTTTCGTGAGATGGCATGGTCAATAGGTTTCACTCATAATCTCCTTGGAGTGATgagaaatgacttttttcttgaatttgttaTCATGTACCATTCCAGGAATTAGCTGAGAAAGCATCATTCTTAGCCCTGCCATACCTGCGGATTCCAGTGCCATCCTATACAACTTTCTGTAGACACGGAAACATTCTCTATCTGTGTGGTCCAGTACAGTGGCCACCAGCTACATATGATTATTGAGAACATGAAATGTAGTTGGCATGACTGAAGAACTAAACTTTTAATCAGATTTaagtttaattaaatttatatgttaagtcttcaaatatttattaattcattaaaaacagCAAATGTAAATCCACAGCATGTTCATATAAAAACAACtatattttcccaaacaaaataaTTAGTTATAAGAGTAGctctgtttaaaaaatacctttaatgTCTTTGTGAGTGGAATGTAGTTGGTTTCTCACATCCActtctgcattcagtctgttgTGATATGCTGTTTTggttgaaggatacaaaaaaatCCAGCTTCACAGAGATATGTAGTTGGGAAATAGAGGAGTGTTTTAGTAACTTTCATGTAAGTATGGATATCCTTTGACACTACGCCCAACTCAGCAAATAG
The window above is part of the Prionailurus bengalensis isolate Pbe53 chromosome C1, Fcat_Pben_1.1_paternal_pri, whole genome shotgun sequence genome. Proteins encoded here:
- the LOC122481202 gene encoding cornifin; amino-acid sequence: MSSHQQKQPCTPPPQPQQQQVKQPCQPPLQESCVPKTNEPCHPKAPEPCHPKAPEPCHPKAPEPCHPKAPESCHPKVPEPCPSTVTPAPAQQKTKQK